The Coccidioides posadasii str. Silveira chromosome 2, complete sequence genomic interval GTTCTAATTCTTCGCACGTGGCTTACCCTGGGAGGTCTGATTCATGCTGTCTTTTTTTGCACCTTGTGTTTTATtcacttttatttcttgttGTTTTCAACGCCTATAATCCCTTGAGCCAGGGTATTTCGGGCTCCTGAATATGGTGTGGATCGTTTTGTATTGGGAGGGAAAGGGGGGCCAAAGTCGTTCAGGGACAAAATTTATGGATAGCAAGGGAAGGTAATCTCTCAAGTCTCATTTTGAAGTTTGCCACCTGGTTCAGCAAAGGATGAGGATCGAATTCGCGAACAGAGCAAATGCAATTTCGTAGTTCAAAAAGACTTATTTTGCTTCGTAGAATAAAACAAAGCCAGAAACATGTTTACCACAAGGCTTGATTCGTAGCTACAGTACAGCATCGGTATCCCTGAGGTGCATCACTCAGGGTGCTGAACAATCCATCGAAGCAGGAACCAAGCACCATTGCCAACCCTATAACACCGAAGTTCATGTCGTCtatttgttcttcttgtctTTCTTGGGGCCCTTGGTCTTTGCTGTGCCTCTGAATTTCTTCGATCTGTTCTTTCGTTGCTTGCCTGTTCGTAAAATCAATCAGCCATCCCGTTCAAACATCGCCAAAACCCTAAGCTTGTCCGTCCATAGAAAAAGATATAAGCAGATAAGACGTACGTTGTTGTCTGGAGGCCTTTTCAACCTTATCAGCAGCACCAATACGGACGAGACGGTAGCGGGGTTCAAATTTCTTCAAGGCTTCACTGGAGTCGTAGATGAGGGCGAAACCGGTAGTCTTTCCGCCACCATATTGTGTGCGAAGACCGAAAACAGAGACTTGGTCCTTGTTGGACTTGTAGAGCTCGGCGAGCTTTCCGCGGAGTTCGTCCTTGGAGATGTTGGCGCGGTTGGGATGGAGGATATCACTGCCGGATAAGAGAATCCGTAAGCATCTGAACATCTAGACTTATCCCCCAAAACTCCTTCCAAAAGGCCGATTCCAGTTTGTCGCAGCGAAAGAGATGGATTCCAGCCAAGCTGCCATGTTTGATGATAGATAGCGATTTTACTTACACGACCATCTGCTTGCGGCTCAGGAGCGCATTGCGGAGGAACTTGCGTGTCCGCAGGGTAACAGGAGCGTCAGCCATGGTTGCGGGTGTGCCGATAAATCGATCTGAATCTGCTTTGACGATGGGTTCGCGCAAGCAGATAAATCGATTGGGATGGGTCGCAGGCTGCTGTTGGCGTTAGTTGTCGCTGTCGTTCTGAAGTTCTTCAGTCGCTAATTTCGATTTTGCTGGGTGTGGGTTTTCGGCTAGGGCCAAGAAATTCCACATCTGCGCTAGTCCCAGTACGGAAAGCATCAAACTTTCCCGCAGTCCCGGAGCACAGCGCACACAGGTGGGATGCCTCTTCTCCTCGCTCTTCTGCAACGACACGAGAAATTTTGCAGTCAGGAAACTGAGATATCCATTGGATGGATTCGTTATCCCCAGAATATGAGTCGGATCTCAGGATCTTTGCCGCTCAGTATTTCCAAGTCGTTGACGCGCAAAGTCTAATTTTCCCGTCCAACCCGGTCCTCATCAAACCTGCGGCCCAGAAATGGGTTTACCAAAATATGTTCAACGAAGATGTAATCTGGCCAATTCCACCAGCAAGCTACCGTATGCGTGTTCTTAAAGCTCTGTTGTCCAGGATTGAAGACTCAATTATGGACCCTGAGGAGGATGTATGAATAAATTCCACTGTGAAAACGTTCTGTTCCAGCATCATGTTCTCACACATGATCAAGCTGATGTTcctctctttccttttccgTTTTCGCATTAATGATATATCCTGACTGTTATTTTCTTCGACAGGAGATCTCTGACGATCTCATGGCTTGTTGGGGTGATCTGGTTGCTCGCCCAAAACGGCCACCGCTAGAGGAAGCTCAGGATCTGTCTTACATCAAGTACTCACCGCCAGGAACATTGGGCCGCGGAGAATCCCAGGCTATCGTAACGTCTGAGAATCGTGGGCTCATCCTGTCCTCAGGTACTACAGGATTCCGCACGTGGGAAGCAGCTTTGCACCAAGGGACATATCTTTCTACCCCGGCGGGCAGGGCTGTGGTCTCAGGGAAAAACATCGTGGAACTGGGCGCCGGCACCGGGCTGGTTTCAATGTACTGCCTAAAATACCTAGGTGCTAAGAGAGTCGTGGCTACGGATCGGGAGCCGGCATTGATTTCTAACATTGAGGATTG includes:
- a CDS encoding 40S ribosomal protein eS24 (EggNog:ENOG410PNWS~COG:J~BUSCO:16247at33183) produces the protein MADAPVTLRTRKFLRNALLSRKQMVVDILHPNRANISKDELRGKLAELYKSNKDQVSVFGLRTQYGGGKTTGFALIYDSSEALKKFEPRYRLVRIGAADKVEKASRQQRKQRKNRSKKFRGTAKTKGPKKDKKNK
- a CDS encoding uncharacterized protein (EggNog:ENOG410PHJK~COG:S~BUSCO:9437at33183); amino-acid sequence: MDSLSPEYESDLRIFAAQYFQVVDAQSLIFPSNPVLIKPAAQKWVYQNMFNEDVIWPIPPASYRMRVLKALLSRIEDSIMDPEEDEISDDLMACWGDLVARPKRPPLEEAQDLSYIKYSPPGTLGRGESQAIVTSENRGLILSSGTTGFRTWEAALHQGTYLSTPAGRAVVSGKNIVELGAGTGLVSMYCLKYLGAKRVVATDREPALISNIEDCVVRNNLDCSKFHSRIWEWGRPLELPDDSGADHPTTFDVALGSDLIYDADLIPVLLSTLRELFENYGLKVFLISATLRNWKTFAMFLKSCETNHFHAQPIDFNSPPLQSQDGFFHSTNVPIRTYKITTREA